The Juglans regia cultivar Chandler chromosome 2, Walnut 2.0, whole genome shotgun sequence genome includes a window with the following:
- the LOC108986002 gene encoding uncharacterized mitochondrial protein AtMg00810-like codes for MTGDVTIEPNGACRADTSLFVFHQQSGIIYLLLCVGDIIITSNNSSLLDSFTRKLHSEFATKDLGSLSYFLGLEASPTPDGLFLSQLKYARDILTRAQLLDSKPVHTPMVVSQHLSADGPPFSDPTLYRSLVGALQYLTITRPDIAHAVNSVSQFLHAPTTDLFLAIKRILRYVKGTLHFGLTFRSSTVPSTLVAYSDADWAGCPDTHRSTSGYSIYLGNNMVSWSAKKQPTVSCSSCKSEYRALAMAE; via the coding sequence CCGTGCTGACacctctctctttgtctttcaTCAGCAGTCTGGCATTATCTATTTGCTTCTTTGTGTTggtgatattattattactagcaacaactcatctcttcttgacAGTTTTACTCGCAAGCTTCATTCTGAGTTCGCCACCAAAGATTTGGGTTCTCTCAGttactttcttggtcttgaagcTTCACCCACTCCTGATGGTCTCTTTCTCAGTCAGTTGAAATATGCACGGGATATCCTCACTCGAGCTCAGCTGCTTGACAGCAAACCTGTTCACACCCCAATGGTTGTTTCTCAACACCTTTCTGCTGATGGTCCTCCTTTTTCGGATCCCACTCTCTATCGATCTCTTGTTGGTGCCCTTCAGTACTTGACCATCACGCGTCCAGATATTGCCCATGCTGTCAATTCTGTTAGTCAATTTCTGCACGCCCCTACAACAGATCTCTTCCTTGCTATTAAGCGTATTCTTCGCTATGTCAAGGGTACACTTCACTTTGGCCTTACCTTTCGTTCGTCTACCGTTCCTAGTACTCTAGTAGCTTACTCGGATGCCGATTGGGCAGGATGTCCAGATACTCATCGTTCCACCTCAGGCTACTCTATTTATCTTGGCAACAATATGGTTTCTTGGAGTGCCAAGAAGCAACCGACTGTCTCATGCTCCAGTTGTAAATCTGAGTATCGTGCCCTTGCAATGGCTGAGTAG